In Heterodontus francisci isolate sHetFra1 unplaced genomic scaffold, sHetFra1.hap1 HAP1_SCAFFOLD_845, whole genome shotgun sequence, the DNA window CAATTCCCTATATTTTGTAATTCTGTGCAATTCTCTCCCgccctctgtatctccctctctcactccctttctctatcCCCTCTTTCAGCCCCCACTTCATCGCTTTCTCTGTGTCTCCCTGTGTCTcacactcagtctctctcaatctctgcctctctatctttccctgtccctgtcatgatctatctttctctctctctctctctctctctgtcgctctctacctctccctcaccctTGGCCTGTGCCTCACTGGTACCTGTTCGAGCGCTAACCCTCTCCCGTTattccctccccctccaccacaGCAAGCGACTGGACCGTGCCGATGGTAACGTTATCTGGGATCTTCCTCGCCGCCATCTTTATCATCATTGCCTTCGTGtacatgaagaggaggaggagagtcACGATCAGTAAGCCAATGGGAGGCGCCTCGCGCTCAGGCTACTCCCCCCCCCCTGGCCAATGGGAGGCGGGTTAGCATCAGTGAGCATCACTTTCCGCCAGCTCTTCCACAGCGCGTCAAAGCCAAGGAAGCAGTTTCCGAACGGACCCCGTCGTGGAGTGGGAGTCAACCtgcgcacagcatgatcccacggaCCGCGACGCGATGatgaccacctccccccccctcccctcccccccaccggatCCCACCCGTTTTGTTTTGGGCGCGGGGCctccctcagcgctggccctcCCGCGGCGCTGGCCCTCCGACGGCGCACTTCTCTGTCAACACCTCCTCTCACGTTGCCTCGGGTCTGACCCATTTcacaatcctctctctctctctctcttcagagcgCATGGAACATCACACGACGGAAATGATGGACGAGGTATGTCACCTTCTGGGACTGGGAATGTGTTCTCCTTAGACCAGAGGCAGCTGCAGggagatttctctctctccctctctgtctctcactctctcgctctcccactACGTATTTCTTGAGCTGCACCTTCACGTAACTGCAGTACTTTCCACCGGGCCTGCAGGTTTCCTGTCCCCGTCTGCCTTTCTGCAAATGCACAGCCGTGTGGTTTCAGCACTCGTGGTCACCCCaggtcaggcagtgcatttcacaaTTTCCTCTCCGTGCATTCTGCTGCCTCGTAGGCTCTCTCAACCACCCCCACTGGAAACCACAGCTCCCTCTacaccgttcccccatcaaacactccccaggtcaggtacagcacgggggcagttagatacagagtaaagctccctctgcactgtcccctattaaacactcccagggcaggtacagcacggggttggctgctgcctgattGGATTGCTGAGCACTGGTTGCAGCAACGCGGTTCAGCTGACATTGCTGTTCCCCATCAAAaccttcccaggacaggtacagcacgggggggttagatacagagtaaagctccctctacactgtcccccatcaaacactccccaggacagggacagcacggggggttagatgcagagtaaagctccctctacactgtccttcatcaaacactccccaggacagatacagcacgggggttagatacagagtaaagctccctctgcactgtccccatcaaacactccccaggacaggtacagcacgggggttagatacagagtaaagctccctctacactgtccttcatcaaacactccccaggacaggtacagcacgggggttagatacagagtaaagctccctctacactgtccttcatcaaacactccccaggacaggtacagcacgggggttagatacagagtaaagctccctctaccctgtccccCATCAAATGCTCTGCTATTGATAGGGGATGACCCAAGGCCCGGTGCATTCTGGGTAGAGCTAGCTGCCATTGCTGGTCTGATTGGGAATTTTGTTTTTACCCTCTCGCTTGCAGCTCCTTCATCTGAGAGTGGTCAAGGTCATGATGGAGAAatcggaggaggttgtggagactgTGGTGGGGTTTCGGGGTCACAGTCCCCGCCAGTCGGAGGAGGTTTCCAAAGAGACATCGTGTCTGATCAGTGAGACAGGGAGCTACCCAACACTGCAGGCTCACAAACCAGCTTTGTACACCGAGGTGATACAAGGTACGGAGACTGAATCatcgcagacagcgagggagagagggatgaCTTACTTAAGgccattctgtctctctctgtctctctctctctgtctctgtctttctgtccctctctttctctctctgtctctgtgtttcttactctctgtctctctatctttctctgtccctgtcacattctatctttcgctctctctctgtctctctctctgcctctctctatcttgctcattatttctctctgtgtctctggctctctgtgtctctgtctctctctctctctctctctgtttctctgtgtcactctctgtctctgtttctctctgtctctctctgtctctcattctctctctctatctgtctccttctcagtccctctgtctgtttcgctctgtgtgtgtctctctctctgtatccctctctttttctctctgcctctctctttctctctccctgcctctctctttctccctctttttctctgtttctgtctctgtctctctctctctgtctgtctccctctgtctgtctgtctgtctccctctgtctgtctgtctgtctctctgcctcgttctgttcctctctctctcggtctctctctctttcagtctctctctgtctctctctctctctgcctctctctctttcagtctctctctgtctctctctctctctgcctctctctctctccctgcctctctctttctccctctttttctctgtttctgtctctgtctctctctctctgcctctctctgtttctctctccctctgtcgctctctccctctctctctgtctctctctatctttctctctctgcctctctctctctctgtttctttgtgCCAccttctctctcccagtctcccggTCAAGGCGGGACCTCCGTTCTCTCTGTCGACACAGGGCCTGTCGAGTGAACCAGTGGTGGGAAACTATTAACCgttcctctccttccctctctccctctctctctctctctctcaccccgacAGGGAGTCCACCCAGCCTGGCAAGTAAGAGCAGCAGATGCTTGGCAAACGGCGGGACGGGGCAGGAGAAGAGACCAGCGATGTTGCTGAATGGCAATTTGCTTCTAGGTAAGGGCACCCTCAGCACCGCCATGGGCAAATGAAACCAATGCTCCTGCACTGTGCCAACTTGAGGGGGCTGTAGACCCCCCCAGGTACCAACCACAGCATTGGCCAGATACCGGCCTATGACCTGCGAGTTTAAAGGTCACGGGTTAAGCCAAATATGCATATATATagaacagtaaaacatcccaagtgaTGCACAGGAGAGTAATTCAGACAGATATCTCACTCCGAGTGGCCTGTGGAGAGATTCGGGACAGGATAGCGATGAGAGGGTTgtaggaggctggaggaggttacagagatagggagggtcgtaggggttggaggaggttacagagatagggagggtcgtaggggttggaggaggttacagagatagggagggttgtagggggctggaggaggttacagagatagggagggttgtaggggatggaggaggttacagagatagggagtgttgtagggggctggaggaggttacagagataaggagggttgtagggggctggaggaggttacagagataaggagggttgtagggggctggaggaggttacagagatagggagggttgtagggggctggaggaggttacagagatagggagggttgtagggggctggaggaggttacagagataaggagggttgtagggggctggaggaggttacagagatagggagggtagtagggggctggaggaggttacagagatagggagggttgtaggggttggtgaagattacagagatagggagggttgtagggggctggaggaggttacagagatagggagggttgtaggggatggaggaggttacagagatagggagtgttgtagggggctggaggaggttacagagataaggagggttgtagggggctggaggaggttacagagataaggagggttgtagggggctggaggaggttacagagatagggagggttgtagggggctggaggaggttacagagatagggagggttgtagggggctggaggaggttacagagatagggagggttgtagggggctggaggaggttacagagatagggagggttgtagggggctggaggaggttacagagatagggagggttgtaggggttggtgaaggttacagagatagggaggaggggtTGAGGAGGGCTCACTCAGTAGTGACCCTCAGACAAGCCAATGCCCCTGCCTCCATCAGGGCAGGGGCAGACACTTGATGTATGATGAGCAAGCAGACAGTCCAGGCCCCCCCTGACAATGAAGCGATGTCAACTGACCAGGTCCTTCCCTGTCTCCTCCAGGATTCAGCCCCTCCTGGACTGGGAACCGAACGGTGCAGGCCGGTAGTGGCCGCCCTGCTTGTCGTCATTCGCCGGGGCCTCAGCCTGCCACCTGGGGGCGCGGGGAAGCCCAAAGCCTGCGCAGTGTGCAAGCGGAGGATCGGGACTACTGCAACCTGGAGACGGGTAGGTGGCTGACGTTTTGCAAACATCTTTGGGATCGGCAACTGCGGCAGGGGAGCCAGTGGGATTTGGGGGCGGGGGGGTCGATGCGGGATTGGGTGGTGGGGGTTGTGTttgcgggggaggggaatgagtcTGCCTCGAAACTGACCTCCACTCTTTTCCTCTCCCCCGATAGATTCCGTCGAGACTGGTGCTCCGCCCATACCTCCGAGGGCGAGGGCCTCGGAATTGGAGGAGTGTGAGGCCCGCAGCCTGATCAGCACCCGCCAGACCCGCTTCGACCCCTGCAACTCATCCGCCCCAGGTGAGGCCGGCTTTCCAGAACCTTCCGCCTGTTGACTCTGCTGGCGACTTCGCTGGGCGCCGGAGCCCTCTGGgagggagctgggggggggggggggggggggtgggggaatgggaaggGAGGGTGAAAACTGGAGCGGGACTGAGGTGGGGAAAGGGCCCTCTGCAAATGTGGCGGAATTGCGGGAAACTCCGCCGCGCGCGGTCCACCCCCTTTCCGCGCTCGCCGCTAACCGACATCTGTCTTTCCGCAGGGCCCGCGAGACTCCCGGCTTCCCGCACCTCCCCGCCCACCATGACCGCCTCCGAGATGTTCGGCCAGGTGGGGCATCACCGCTTGGCCGGCCCCATCACCGTCCTCGTCTCCCCGCCCACCCCCGACCAGCAGCGGCGGCGGGATAGCGAAACcattggaggaggaagaggaggacaacGAGGAGTGGGAAGATCCCAGGAGAGCCTGGAGGTGGACGGGGCCTTCCGGAAGGCCGGCTCATGCCCCGGACAGTTGGGGGACCCGGCCCTGGCGTCCAACCTGCAGCCCGAGGAGGACGAGTGGACCGAGTGACCAGGAGCCTCAGGTGGTGGACCCCTTCTGGGAGAGCCCGCCTAACCCgcgtcccctcccccccaccaccgcccactCGAACTGCCGCTCCGACACCTCGGACGCTAACTGGAATGGGTCACCGGCTCTGAGCGAGGCAGGAACGCGAGCGAGCACGAATGGGAGCGCGTAACGCAAAGAAGAGAGTGACAGATTAAGCGAGTGAGCAAAACAGAAGAGAGATCGCACAAacttgggttgtattccctggaatttcgaaggttaAGGGACGATTTGATCGCAGTTTTCAGGATATTAAGGGGGAACGGACAGGGCCGACAcggagaaactgtttctgctgtttgggggCATTTCGGACGAGGGGGCGGGGTCTAAAAATATTCGGAAACACATCTGCACACAAAGGGCGGGAGAAGTTTGGAAATCACGCCCACAAATGGTGATTGATGCTCGATCGATTGTTACTTTTAAATGTGGGAGTGATGGGCTGTTATTATCAAAATGGTATGAAGCAATACTGGGGCAAGGGCGGGTATttggagttaatttgttgatcagcCACGGCGGTACAGACTTCAGgggttgaatgtcctcctcctgaccCTGTGTCGCACGGGCGAGCCTTTGTATGTCCTCAGCGGAAAAGTCCGCGCATTCATTTGCCAAGATTAAAACTGTGAATTCTGACCGACAAACCTGTGTGGAGGCCAAAGAGCGTGCATTGATATATAGCCACAACCGCACGATGGCCTGAAGGGTCTCGCAGCAGATGAATTACTTTCAGTAGTCCGCTTCCAGTtgaaattttcgcacagcaagatcccgcacacAGCGATACGTTAACGACATAGATCGTTAAGTGATGTTGGGTCGAGGAATAAATACCAGGGAGGACttactcctccccctctccctcccctctgccTTCCCTCCCCGGCCCACTCCTCTTCCAACAACGGCTGTGGGATCCTTTAACAATCACCTGAGAGTGAAGGTATAATCTTAAGAAAGGGCAGCAATTGTCGGAGGAGCCACAGGTCTGTGCGGGAGAGGGGGAACATCCGGGAGATGTCTTcatcctctgtctttctctctctccctctctctatctcattctctcgctctctctctctttctctctctgtctctctctctctctttccctctctctatgtctccctctccctgtctctcattctctctctctgtctctctttctctccgtctctgtctctctctccatctcttccttTCTCATACTCAacacagagatagacagagggcaggagacagagagcgatgaagggagagagagaaagagagagggggagagctgcagaaagacatggaagcagagggagagacagaaagagacagagagtcagagagagaaagagagatggaagagagacagaaagagagcaacaGATAGAGTGAActgagagagaaagtgaaaaagacagagagagagagacagagcgagagagagagagagagatacagacagagactgagagagacagaaaaagagacaggaagtgagagacagagagagaaagacgaagagagagagagagacagagacagagacagagagacagaaagagacagagagagacacagggagagagacagaaagcgacagagagacagagacagagagagtcagaaagagagacagacagaaagggagacaaaaagagagagagagagacagagagagacacagcgtgacagagagagagacggagagagaaagacagagagagatagaaagacagagagtcaaagagacagagacagagagagacagagagagagaggcagagagtgagacagagagagagacagagagagatagagacagacagagacagacagagagagagagagacagagagagagacagagagagacagagatggagaaagagacagaccgagagacagagagagagacagagagagccagagagagagacagagagaaacagagagagatacagagatcgacagacagagagagagagacagagagagatagagagggagagagacagaccaagagagagacagcgagacagagagagacagagagagagaggcagagagtgagacagagagagagacagagagagagagagagagacagacagagagagagacagagagagacagagatggagaaagagacagaccgagagacagagagagagacagagagagagaggcagagagtgagacagagagagagagacagagagagatagagacagacagagagagagagagacagagagagagacagagagagagagacagagagaaacagagagagatacagagatagacagacagagagagagagacagagagagagagacagagagagagtcagagagagagagaggcagagagagagagacagagagagatagagacagacagagagaaactgagagggacaaagacagagggagagagagagagagacagagagagagagaggcagagagagacagaggcagagagagagagagatagagacagaccggcagagacagagagagagagacagagatagacagagagaaacagagagagagagagagagagagagagagagactgagacggacagagacagagggagagagagagagacagagatagacagagagaaacagagagagagagagagagagactgagagggacagagacagagggagagagagagaggcagagagagagacagacagagagagagagacagacagagagagacagagagagagacagagagagagggaggcagagaaagagagagagacagacagacagagagagactgagagggacagagacagtgggagagagggagagagacagagagagagagagagagacagagagagagaccgagagagacagagcgagatagagagggagagagacagaccgagagagagacagacagagagagggagacagagagagagacagagagagagagagagagagagagacagatctagagagagggagacagacctagagagagagagacagagagaaacagagagagagtgagagacagagcgagagagacagagagagagagtcagagagcgagagagacagagctaaaaagacagacagagagagacagagagagagagagataaacagagaggcagagagagagtcacagagagagagagagacagagagagagacagagagagagagagacagacagacagacagagagagaccaagagacagagagactgagacagagagagagacagagagaatcagagagagagacagagagaaacagagcgtgatagagagggagtgagacagaccgtgagagagagagagagagatagagagagggtgagagacagagcgagagagacagagacagagagtcagagagcgagagacagagctgaaaagacagagagagagagacagagagagagaggcagagagtgagacagagagagagacagagagagagagatagagacagacagagagagagagagacagagagagagacagagagagacagagatggagaaagagacagaccgctagacagagagagagacaaagagagagagacagagagaaacagagagagatatagagatagacagacagagagagagagacagagcgagatagagagggagagagacagaccaagagagagacagagagagacacagagagagagagagacagagagagagacagaaagagatagagacagacagagagaaactgagagggacagagacagagggagagagagagagacagagagagagagagaggcagagagagacagaggcagagagagagagacagagagagagagagatagagacagaccgagagagacagagagagagacagagatagacagacagagagagactgagagggatagagacagagggagagagagagacacagagagaggcagagagagagagacagagagaaatagagagagagacagagagacagagagagacagagacagagacagagacagggagagagagagagagacagagagaggcagagagagagagagagagagggagatagagacagaaagggagagacagagcgagagagagacagagagagacagagtgagatagagagggagagagacagaccgagagagagacagactgagagagacagagagagagacagggagagagagagacaaagagagagtcagagagagagggaggcagagagagagatagagacagacagagagagactgagagggacagagacagcgagagagagagagagagacagagagagaggcagagagagacagagagagagagacagagagagagacagagagagacagagcgagatagagagggagagagacagatcgagagagagacagacagagagagagagacagagacagagagagagagagagagagagacagatctagagagagggagacagacctagagagagagagacagagagaaacagagagagagtgagagacagagcgagagagacagagagagagagtcagagagcgagagagacagagctaaaaagacagacagagagagagatcgagagagagagagagaaacagagaggcagagacagagtcacagagagagagagagagacagagagagagagagagagacagagagactgagagagaccaagagacagagagactgagacagagagagagacagagagaatcagagagagagacagagagaaacagagcgtgatagagagggagtgagacagaccgagagagagagagagagacagagagagagagagatagaggcagacagagagagacagagagactgagacagagagagagacagcaagagagacagagagaaacagagcgtgatagagagggagtgagacagactgagagagagacagagagacagagagagagatagattgagagggacagagacagaggagagaggcagagagagagacagagtgacagagagagagagacagacagagagagagggacaaaaagtcagagagtgagagagacagagcaaaaaagacagagagagagagagatagagagactgagagaaacagagagagacagagagatagagattgagagggacagagacagaggagagagagaaagacagagtgagaggcagagagagagagacagagagagtgacagagagagagagacagaccgagagagagggacaaaaagagtatcagagagcaagagagacagagcaaaaaagacagacagagagagacagagagcgatcgagaaagagagacagacagagagagagagagagagacagagagagagacagatcgagagagagagagacagagagagagacagatcgagagagagggatgaagagagggagagacacagagagagagagagagagagagagagaaacagagaggcagagagagaaagatgaagagagagagagagacagagaccgagacagagagacagaaagagacagagagagacgcagggagagagacagaaagcgacagagaggcagagacagagagagacacagagtgacagagagagagagacggagagagaaagacagagagagatagagagacagagagtcaaagatacagagacagagagagacacagagagagaggcagagagtgagacagagagagagacagagagagagagatagagacagacagagacagacagagagagagagagacagaccgagagacagagagagagacagagagagacagagagaaacagagagacagagcgagatagacagacagagtgagagagacagagagacagagcgagacagagagggagagagacagaccaagagagagacaaagagacagagagagagagacagagagagacagagatggagaaagagacagaccgagagacagagagagagagacagagagacagagagagagagacagagcgagatagagagggagagagacagaccaagagagagacagagagacagagagagagtcagagagagagagaggcagagagagagacagagagagatagagacagacagagagaaactgagagggacagagacagagggagagagagagagagagacagagagacagagagagagagccagaggcagagagagagagacagagagagagagatagagacagagagagagagacagagatagacagagagaaacagagagagagacagagagagagagactgagagggacagagacagagggagagagagacagagagagagagagaggcagagagagagagagacagagagatagagagatagagacagaccgagagagagagacagagatagagagaaagagagaaacagagagagagacagagagagactgagagggacagagacagagggagagagagagagagggacagagagagacagaggcagagagagagacagagagagggagatggagacagaaagagagagacagagcgagagagagacagagagagagacagagagagacagagcgagatagagagggagagaggcaaacCGAGGGAGAGACAGACgagagagacagagtaagagacagggagagagagagacagagagagagtcagagagagagggaggcagagagagagacagaaagagatagagacagacagagagaaactgagagggacagagacagagggagagagagagaggcagagagagacagaggcagagagagagagacagagagagagagagatagagacagaccgagagagacagagagagagacagagatagacagacagagagagactgagagggatagagacagagggagagagagagacacacagagagagagaggcagagagagagagacagagagaaatagagagagagacagagagacagagagagacagagacagagacagagacagggagagagagagagagacagagagaggcagagagagagagagagagagggagatagagacagaaagggagagacagagcgagagagagacagagagagacagagtgagatagagagggagagagacagaccgagagagagacagactgagagagacagagagagagacagggagagagagagacagagagagagtcagagagagagggaggcagagagagagatagagacagacagagagagactgagagggacagagacagcgagagggagagagagagacagagagagaggcagagagagacagagagagagagacagagagagagacagagagagacagagcgagatagagagggagagagacagatcgagagagagacagacagagagagagagacagagacagagagagagagagagagagagacagatctagagagagggagacagacctagagagagagagacagagagaaacagagagagagtgagagacagagcgagagagacagagagagagagtcagagagcgagagagacagagctaaaaagacagacagagagagagatcgagagagagagagagaaacagagaggcagagacagagtcacagagagagagagagagacagagagagagagagagagacagagagactgagagagaccaagagacagagagac includes these proteins:
- the LOC137362759 gene encoding uncharacterized protein isoform X2, which gives rise to MDYKNYAHFCLRCSYCESGSNLVKAASCTATANTQCRCKKGYYCASRQNNKCDRCKRITKCRAGERVVTEATIDSDRKCEKCPPGTFFRVNGTQSQCQPFTKRDQMQQITLSPRTQLADANCTSQPSAGTSQRPLDVITTPSASDWTVPMVTLSGIFLAAIFIIIAFVYMKRRRRVTIKRMEHHTTEMMDELLHLRVVKVMMEKSEEVVETVVGFRGHSPRQSEEVSKETSCLISETGSYPTLQAHKPALYTEVIQGSPPSLASKSSRCLANGGTGQEKRPAMLLNGNLLLGFSPSWTGNRTVQAGSGRPACRHSPGPQPATWGRGEAQSLRSVQAEDRDYCNLETDSVETGAPPIPPRARASELEECEARSLISTRQTRFDPCNSSAPGPARLPASRTSPPTMTASEMFGQVGHHRLAGPITVLVSPPTPDQQRRRDSETIGGGRGGQRGVGRSQESLEVDGAFRKAGSCPGQLGDPALASNLQPEEDEWTE
- the LOC137362759 gene encoding uncharacterized protein isoform X1; its protein translation is MMGECLTDQYRRDNLCCNKCQAGFYKAKDCTESKQTECRPCKTDEYMDYKNYAHFCLRCSYCESGSNLVKAASCTATANTQCRCKKGYYCASRQNNKCDRCKRITKCRAGERVVTEATIDSDRKCEKCPPGTFFRVNGTQSQCQPFTKRDQMQQITLSPRTQLADANCTSQPSAGTSQRPLDVITTPSASDWTVPMVTLSGIFLAAIFIIIAFVYMKRRRRVTIKRMEHHTTEMMDELLHLRVVKVMMEKSEEVVETVVGFRGHSPRQSEEVSKETSCLISETGSYPTLQAHKPALYTEVIQGSPPSLASKSSRCLANGGTGQEKRPAMLLNGNLLLGFSPSWTGNRTVQAGSGRPACRHSPGPQPATWGRGEAQSLRSVQAEDRDYCNLETDSVETGAPPIPPRARASELEECEARSLISTRQTRFDPCNSSAPGPARLPASRTSPPTMTASEMFGQVGHHRLAGPITVLVSPPTPDQQRRRDSETIGGGRGGQRGVGRSQESLEVDGAFRKAGSCPGQLGDPALASNLQPEEDEWTE